The segment TGTCTTCCATTGGGACGAAGATTGTCGGTTCGTTGCAATAATTAACCTACCCTTGACCGATTAGCAGTGCGTTACTATTACCATTTCATGCTATTTTATCCGCCCGCTTTTTTAATGACGACGAGGATCTGTGTGACAAAAGTTTGGTTGACCTGTTTTGGTTTATTAAGTGCCACCATTGTGCACGCCCATGAAACGGAAACCGCTAGTGACATTGAGGTCCCATCGCCGTGGAACAGTGAAGTGGAATTTGGTTACCAAGCACACTCAGGTAACTCAGATTCAGAATCCCTTAACTCACGCATTGATGCTGAGTACATCAAAGGACGTCACCGTACCAGTGGTGAGTGGAAGTTCTATCTACTGTACAAAGATGGTGAGGAAGATAAGCGCCAATCAACGTACAGTGCACAGTCGGACTACAAACTCAGTCCCAAAACGTACCTCTATGGCAGTTTCAAAGGAGTCGACTCTCGCTATAGTGCCTACTATAAAGATTATACCGTTTCAGGCGGTTTGGGTTATCAGTTCGCCAACAGCGAAGATTTCTTGCTGGAA is part of the Vibrio ponticus genome and harbors:
- a CDS encoding DUF481 domain-containing protein codes for the protein MLFYPPAFLMTTRICVTKVWLTCFGLLSATIVHAHETETASDIEVPSPWNSEVEFGYQAHSGNSDSESLNSRIDAEYIKGRHRTSGEWKFYLLYKDGEEDKRQSTYSAQSDYKLSPKTYLYGSFKGVDSRYSAYYKDYTVSGGLGYQFANSEDFLLEVEMGPGFRYQEPNLDEIDDDDIIFPDLVEEAIFRGKVNSRWQALDNLAFEATMTLVSGHSNTRVDTDASVINAITEDIALKLAYSRQYHDRVPEGLENSDSIFSVNLLFAF